Proteins from one Cryptomeria japonica chromosome 4, Sugi_1.0, whole genome shotgun sequence genomic window:
- the LOC131061160 gene encoding protein NRT1/ PTR FAMILY 7.3 isoform X2, translating to MVRELVDIFPDRHLMDFTGHVLVCLHLFKSLGLVLLALSSQLLLLKPSGCGDGTLNCENGTPAAVGLFYLSIYLVALGNGGYQPSIATFGADQFDEEDETEAKLKVAFFSWFYLAFNLGSLFSNTVLGYFENNGMWPLGFWVSALAAMISMVVFLFGTPRYRHHIPGGNPLPRIGQVFVAAIRKNRFKLPSDAEELHELSSKHSAINGSRKILHSAGFRFLDKAAIETGDDKVEGNPKNPWRLCTVTQVEEVKCILRLLPIWLCTIIYSVVFTQMASLFVEQGAAMDTSLGNFNVPPAAMSMFDIFSVVIWIIVYRRALVPLGFKISGNPKGLTELQRMGVGLILGMLAMVTAGLVEVYRLKAASSKSHNTSSLSIFWQIPQYALIGASEVFMYVGQLEFFNNQSPDALRSFGSALCMTSMSLGNYVSSLLVTIVMDITKRENSPGWIPANLNHGHMDLFYFLLAGLTFIDFIAYVLCARGYRCVTFDKMCEQDEEQEIK from the exons ATGGTTAGAGAACTGGTTGATATATTTCCAGACAGGCACCTGATGGACTTCACGGGGCATGTGCTAGTTTGCCTGCACCTATTCAAGTCGTTA GGCCTAGTTCTTCTGGCATTGTCATCTCAACTACTCTTATTGAAGCCTTCTGGATGTGGAGATGGCACTCTAAACTGTGAAAATGGTACTCCTGCAGCAGTTGGATTGTTCTACTTGTCTATCTATCTTGTGGCTTTAGGAAATGGGGGATACCAGCCCTCTATAGCTACTTTTGGGGCAGATCAGTTTGATGAAGAAGACGAAACAGAAGCAAAATTAAAAGTAGCCTTTTTCAGCTGGTTCTACCTTGCTTTTAACCTTGGTTCTCTATTTTCTAACACGGTACTTGGTTACTTCGAAAATAATGGTATGTGGCCATTAGGATTCTGGGTGTCTGCTCTAGCAGCCATGATCTCCATGGTAGTATTTCTGTTTGGGACACCAAGGTATAGGCATCACATCCCCGGAGGCAATCCATTGCCTCGTATTGGTCAAGTGTTTGTAGCAGCAATCAGAAAAAACAGGTTTAAGCTACCATCAGATGCAGAGGAGCTTCATGAGCTATCTAGTAAACATAGTGCAATCAATGGAAGTCGAAAAATACTTCACAGTGCAGGATTCAG GTTCCTTGACAAGGCAGCAATAGAAACAGGAGATGACAAAGTGGAAGGAAACCCCAAAAATCCATGGAGACTTTGTACTGTCACGCAAGTGGAAGAAGTCAAGTGCATTTTGAGGTTACTCCCAATCTGGTTGTGCACAATTATTTACTCAGTTGTGTTCACCCAAATGGCATCTTTGTTTGTAGAACAAGGTGCTGCAATGGATACTTCCTTGGGAAACTTCAATGTCCCACCTGCTGCAATGTCTATGTTCGACATTTTTAGTGTTGTAATATGGATAATTGTATATAGAAGGGCATTGGTTCCTTTGGGTTTCAAGATCTCTGGAAATCCAAAGGGTTTAACTGAGTTACAAAGGATGGGTGTGGGCTTGATATTGGGCATGCTTGCCATGGTTACAGCCGGTCTAGTTGAGGTGTACAGATTGAAAGCAGCCAGCAGTAAAAGTCATAACACAAGCTCTCTTAGCATTTTCTGGCAAATTCCTCAGTACGCTCTAATAGGGGCTTCAGAGGTCTTCATGTATGTGGGTCAGTTGGAATTTTTTAATAACCAATCACCTGATGCACTCAGAAGCTTTGGAAGTGCCCTTTGCATGACCTCCATGTCACTTGGAAATTATGTCAGCAGTTTGCTAGTGACAATTGTTATGGACATTACAAAGAGGGAGAACAGTCCTGGTTGGATACCTGCAAACCTTAACCATGGACACATGGATCTTTTCTACTTTCTATTGGCAGGCCTCACTTTTATTGATTTCATTGCCTATGTGCTCTGTGCTAGAGGGTATAGATGTGTTACATTTGACAAAATGTGTGAACAAGACGAAGAGCAAGAGATCAAATAG